Proteins found in one Borreliella valaisiana VS116 genomic segment:
- a CDS encoding HPr family phosphocarrier protein, translated as MVKKEAIIKAINGLHVRPASTFVKKAKEYSSEITIESDGKSVSGKSLFRLQTLELSSGKKLLICAEGEDEEIAATELAKLIESFKE; from the coding sequence ATGGTAAAAAAAGAAGCAATTATTAAAGCTATAAATGGTTTACATGTTAGGCCTGCATCAACTTTTGTAAAAAAAGCTAAAGAATATTCTAGCGAGATAACAATAGAATCTGATGGAAAATCTGTTAGTGGTAAGAGTTTATTCAGGCTTCAAACTTTGGAATTGTCATCGGGTAAAAAGCTTTTGATATGTGCTGAGGGTGAGGATGAGGAGATTGCTGCTACAGAGCTTGCAAAGCTTATCGAATCTTTTAAGGAATGA
- the htpG gene encoding molecular chaperone HtpG, with translation MKKQFDTEVNDLLYLIIHSLYSHKEIFLRELVSNASDAIDKLKFLSLTNEKFKNIALEPKIEITFDDKSILIKDNGIGMNEEDLTNHLGVIAKSGTKEFINNLKQDEKKSANLIGQFGVGFYSAFIVSEKVEVTSKKALESDAYIWSSDGKTGYEIEKAKKEDYGTEIKLYLNKEGLEYANKWKIQEIIKKYSNHINYPIYIKYSEPIMKDGKQEGIEEKEEKLNETTALWTKNKNEIKAEEYNEFYKNTTFDYENPLLHIHTKAEGNLEYTNLFYIPSKAPYDLYYPNTKPGVKLFINRIFITDSEGSLLPNYLRFIKGIIDCQDLPLNVSREILQQNKILSKIKSSSVKKILSELEKLSKKSPEKFSEFSKEFGRCIKEGVYSDFENREKLISLIRFKSSSVDGFVSFKEYKERMNESQKSIYYITGGKENILKENPIVNAYKEKGFEILIMDDELDEAILNLIPEYEGLKLKAINKNETSNELKDENFKKIEEEFKDILTKVKEILKDHIKEVNLSATLIKEPSAIIVDSNDPTYQMQKIMLSMGQEVKEIKPILELNPNNKIVQNLKNLEPEKLEKISILLFEEAMLTSGMPSKNPGKFINIINEFLEKDLL, from the coding sequence ATGAAAAAACAATTTGATACAGAAGTAAATGACTTACTTTATTTAATCATTCACTCTCTTTACTCTCATAAAGAAATATTTTTAAGAGAATTGGTGTCAAATGCATCTGACGCTATTGATAAACTCAAGTTTTTAAGCTTGACAAATGAAAAATTCAAAAACATTGCTTTAGAACCAAAAATAGAAATAACATTTGATGATAAAAGTATCCTAATTAAAGATAATGGAATCGGAATGAATGAAGAAGATTTAACTAATCATCTTGGTGTCATTGCAAAATCAGGAACTAAAGAATTTATTAATAATTTAAAACAAGATGAAAAAAAATCTGCAAATCTAATTGGTCAGTTTGGAGTTGGATTTTACAGCGCATTCATAGTATCAGAAAAAGTAGAAGTTACATCAAAAAAAGCACTAGAAAGCGATGCTTATATTTGGTCTAGCGATGGCAAAACAGGGTATGAAATAGAAAAAGCAAAAAAAGAAGATTACGGCACAGAAATAAAGCTTTATCTTAATAAAGAAGGACTTGAATACGCTAATAAATGGAAAATTCAAGAAATTATTAAAAAATATTCAAATCACATAAATTATCCTATTTATATAAAATACAGCGAACCTATAATGAAGGACGGCAAACAAGAAGGAATAGAAGAAAAAGAAGAAAAATTAAATGAAACCACTGCTCTTTGGACAAAAAATAAAAACGAAATTAAAGCAGAAGAATACAATGAATTTTACAAAAATACAACCTTTGATTATGAAAATCCATTACTGCATATTCATACAAAAGCTGAAGGAAATTTAGAATATACCAATTTATTTTATATTCCAAGTAAAGCTCCTTATGATTTATATTATCCAAACACTAAACCCGGGGTAAAGCTATTTATAAATAGAATCTTTATTACAGATTCTGAAGGCAGTTTGCTTCCAAACTATCTAAGATTTATAAAAGGAATTATAGACTGTCAAGATTTACCGCTCAATGTAAGTAGAGAGATTTTACAACAAAATAAAATTTTGTCTAAAATCAAATCATCTTCTGTAAAAAAAATACTAAGCGAGCTTGAAAAGCTTAGCAAAAAAAGTCCTGAAAAATTTTCAGAGTTTTCTAAAGAATTTGGAAGATGTATTAAAGAAGGTGTTTATTCTGACTTTGAAAACAGAGAAAAGCTTATCTCATTAATAAGATTTAAATCTTCAAGCGTAGATGGATTTGTATCTTTTAAAGAGTACAAAGAAAGAATGAATGAAAGCCAAAAAAGCATTTACTATATAACAGGCGGCAAAGAAAATATATTAAAAGAAAATCCAATAGTAAACGCTTATAAAGAAAAAGGATTTGAAATTCTAATCATGGACGATGAACTTGATGAGGCTATTTTAAATCTAATTCCAGAATACGAAGGATTAAAATTAAAAGCAATAAACAAAAATGAAACTAGTAATGAATTAAAAGATGAAAATTTCAAAAAAATTGAAGAAGAGTTCAAAGATATTCTTACAAAAGTAAAAGAAATCCTTAAGGACCACATAAAAGAAGTAAATCTTTCGGCAACATTAATAAAAGAACCTTCAGCAATAATTGTTGATAGCAATGATCCAACTTATCAAATGCAGAAAATCATGCTATCAATGGGACAAGAAGTAAAAGAAATTAAACCAATACTTGAATTAAACCCTAATAATAAAATAGTCCAAAATTTAAAAAATCTAGAGCCTGAAAAATTAGAAAAAATAAGCATACTCCTTTTTGAGGAAGCTATGCTAACTTCAGGAATGCCTAGCAAAAATCCAGGAAAATTCATAAACATAATAAACGAATTTTTAGAAAAAGACTTGTTATGA
- the ptsP gene encoding phosphoenolpyruvate--protein phosphotransferase, which yields MTLSGKRISKGIGIGEVLCIRKNFDKIVSREKIDFSQVDSEISKFNKAKSKAIEALKDLERKAVLQFGDDKKGIFEGQVLIVEDDEFSELVIEFITKENYSAAYSIYLAFENLVKSVEDYKDPYLKERASDYKDIRNRLISIILGQVTDFSEINKDVILVTEELTPSDTMQFDLNYVKGFLTAVGGETSHAAILARTMGLPALVMTLLDINALNDGDKIVIDAISSIVIKNPSSDELNLYEKKILRQIEMEKELFSLKDKDAETKDGVKVFLKANIGTPVDIAYVNKYGVEGIGLFRTEFLYMKSLQPPTEDEQFETYKRVVDTMEKKGVVTIRTLDVGGDKEIPYLNFKKEENPFLGFRALRMYKEYEELIQAQFNAIFRASHYGKIRVMVPMLTRYEEIETIEYFVNNAKINLKSRGLPFDENLEVGCMIEVPSAALISSKLANKLKFFSIGTNDLTQYVLAVDRGNQKISNLYDKYNPAVLKLIKKVLDDGISSGIDVSVCGELGGDDAGALLLVGLGFRSLSMIPSATLRIKYLLKKYTIKELEELANRVLNSDSEQETLSYFDKFIGD from the coding sequence ATGACTTTATCGGGTAAAAGAATATCTAAAGGGATAGGCATTGGAGAAGTTCTTTGTATTAGAAAAAATTTTGATAAAATTGTAAGTAGAGAAAAAATTGACTTTTCTCAAGTTGATAGCGAGATATCGAAATTCAATAAAGCCAAATCAAAAGCAATTGAAGCGCTTAAAGATCTTGAGAGAAAAGCTGTGCTTCAATTTGGAGATGATAAAAAGGGTATTTTTGAAGGTCAAGTGTTGATCGTTGAAGACGATGAATTTTCTGAGCTTGTTATTGAGTTTATTACAAAGGAAAATTATAGCGCTGCTTATTCTATTTATTTGGCGTTTGAAAATTTGGTTAAAAGTGTAGAAGACTATAAAGATCCTTATTTAAAAGAAAGAGCTTCTGATTATAAGGACATTAGAAATAGATTAATTTCTATTATTTTAGGTCAAGTAACCGATTTTTCTGAAATTAATAAAGATGTTATTCTTGTTACCGAGGAATTAACTCCATCTGATACCATGCAATTTGACTTAAATTATGTTAAAGGTTTTTTAACTGCCGTTGGGGGAGAAACTTCTCATGCTGCTATTTTGGCAAGAACAATGGGTCTTCCAGCGCTTGTTATGACTTTATTAGATATTAATGCTTTAAATGATGGTGATAAGATAGTCATTGATGCAATATCTTCTATTGTTATTAAAAATCCTTCTTCTGATGAGCTTAATCTTTATGAGAAGAAGATTTTGCGTCAAATAGAGATGGAAAAAGAGCTTTTTTCTTTAAAAGATAAAGATGCTGAAACAAAAGATGGCGTAAAAGTGTTTTTAAAGGCAAATATTGGAACACCTGTTGATATTGCCTATGTTAATAAATATGGTGTTGAAGGAATAGGTCTTTTTAGAACAGAATTCTTATATATGAAATCTTTGCAACCCCCAACAGAAGATGAGCAGTTTGAAACTTATAAGAGAGTTGTAGATACAATGGAAAAAAAAGGGGTTGTTACAATTCGTACTCTTGATGTTGGTGGGGATAAGGAAATTCCCTATCTTAATTTTAAGAAAGAGGAAAATCCCTTTTTGGGCTTTAGGGCACTTAGGATGTATAAGGAATATGAAGAATTGATCCAAGCACAGTTTAATGCTATTTTTAGAGCTAGTCATTATGGGAAGATAAGGGTAATGGTGCCTATGCTTACCAGATATGAAGAGATTGAAACGATCGAATATTTTGTGAATAATGCAAAAATCAATTTAAAGTCTAGAGGTTTGCCTTTTGATGAAAATTTGGAGGTGGGTTGTATGATAGAAGTTCCTTCTGCAGCTTTAATTTCTTCTAAACTTGCTAATAAATTGAAATTTTTTAGTATAGGAACGAATGATTTAACCCAATATGTTTTAGCTGTTGATCGTGGCAATCAAAAAATATCAAATTTATATGATAAGTATAATCCTGCTGTGTTGAAATTAATCAAAAAGGTTCTTGACGATGGAATTAGTTCTGGAATTGATGTATCTGTTTGTGGCGAGCTTGGTGGAGATGATGCTGGAGCGTTACTTCTTGTGGGTCTTGGATTTAGGTCTTTGAGTATGATTCCTAGTGCTACACTTAGAATTAAATATTTGCTTAAAAAGTATACAATAAAGGAATTGGAAGAATTGGCAAATAGGGTTTTAAATAGCGATTCTGAGCAAGAAACTTTAAGTTATTTTGATAAATTTATAGGAGATTAG
- the gnd gene encoding decarboxylating NADP(+)-dependent phosphogluconate dehydrogenase, translated as MDVGIYGLGVMGGNLALNIADNGFNVSVYNRDSEKTEIFVKQNSHKKINGFKDVESFVKSLKTPRKIILMVTSSAVENVVEQMLPFMNKSDIIIDGGNSHYKSTMRLEKELFAKDIYFAGLGISGGERGARFGPALMYGGSKSAYEILEPMLNKIAAKTKNNDVCSAYIGENGSGHYVKMIHNGVEYADMQLISEVYFFMKKAFNLDNSKIAEVFEKWNEGDLSGYLLEITSKILKYKENNEYLVDKILDVANQKGTGVWTSIDALEFSMPVNLIIESVFSRFMSGLKHERIIASDLLKMDTASFEFELSDWILDLYYALLVSKIVAYAQGFMMLKTASVNYSWDLNLGKISLIWREGCIIRSSFLDKIKLAYDKNPHLINLLFDDYFLDLLKNNHKSLRRIISKASEIGIPLPAFYASLSFLDSYSTNYLPSNLIQAQRDFFGAHSFERLDSKRGEFFHSVWQ; from the coding sequence ATGGATGTAGGAATTTATGGTCTTGGTGTTATGGGCGGTAATTTAGCTCTAAATATTGCTGATAACGGTTTTAATGTTTCTGTTTACAATAGAGATAGTGAAAAAACTGAAATTTTTGTTAAACAAAATTCTCATAAAAAGATAAATGGCTTTAAAGATGTTGAATCTTTTGTTAAAAGTTTAAAAACTCCAAGAAAAATCATCTTAATGGTGACAAGTTCGGCTGTAGAAAATGTTGTTGAACAAATGTTACCCTTTATGAATAAATCGGATATAATTATTGATGGTGGAAATTCTCATTATAAGAGTACAATGAGATTGGAAAAAGAATTGTTTGCTAAAGACATTTATTTCGCAGGACTTGGAATTTCTGGAGGAGAGAGAGGAGCAAGGTTTGGTCCTGCGCTAATGTATGGAGGAAGTAAATCGGCTTATGAAATTCTTGAGCCCATGCTAAATAAAATTGCAGCTAAAACCAAAAACAATGATGTGTGTTCGGCTTATATTGGAGAGAATGGTTCTGGACACTATGTTAAAATGATACATAATGGGGTGGAATACGCTGATATGCAGCTTATCAGCGAAGTTTATTTTTTCATGAAAAAAGCTTTCAATTTAGATAATTCAAAAATTGCTGAAGTTTTTGAAAAGTGGAATGAGGGTGATCTTTCAGGGTATTTGCTAGAAATAACTTCTAAGATTCTTAAGTATAAGGAAAATAATGAATATTTAGTTGATAAGATTTTAGATGTTGCAAATCAAAAAGGCACTGGTGTTTGGACATCTATTGATGCTCTTGAATTTAGTATGCCTGTAAATTTAATTATTGAATCTGTTTTTTCAAGATTTATGTCGGGGTTAAAACACGAAAGGATTATTGCTAGTGATTTGCTTAAGATGGATACTGCTTCTTTTGAGTTTGAGCTTAGTGATTGGATTTTAGATCTTTATTATGCTCTTTTAGTTTCAAAAATAGTAGCTTATGCTCAAGGGTTTATGATGCTTAAGACTGCATCTGTGAATTATAGTTGGGATTTAAATTTGGGTAAAATTTCTTTAATTTGGAGAGAAGGTTGTATTATTCGTAGCAGCTTTTTAGATAAAATTAAATTGGCTTATGATAAAAATCCCCATCTTATTAATTTGCTTTTCGATGATTATTTTTTAGATTTGTTAAAAAATAATCACAAATCTTTGAGAAGAATAATTTCAAAAGCTAGTGAAATTGGTATTCCTTTGCCAGCATTTTATGCTAGCCTTTCGTTTTTAGATTCTTATTCTACCAATTATTTGCCTTCTAACCTAATTCAAGCACAAAGAGACTTTTTTGGTGCTCATTCTTTTGAAAGATTAGACTCAAAACGAGGTGAATTTTTTCATAGTGTTTGGCAATAA
- the crr gene encoding PTS glucose transporter subunit IIA — protein MGFLDFFKKTATLDLIAPISGKVMSIDKVPDEAFAEKIVGDGIAILPTSNELLAPCDGKIGKIFKTNHAFSLETKEGVEIFVHFGINTLNLNGKGFTRVAEEGVNVKQGEVIIRLDLEYLKEHSESVITPVVIANSDEVSSIEYSFGKLENETEYILLSSTVLTEEIRHKISQTKPVIAGKDLVLRVKK, from the coding sequence ATGGGGTTTTTAGATTTTTTTAAAAAAACCGCTACATTGGATTTGATTGCTCCGATTAGTGGAAAAGTTATGTCAATTGATAAGGTTCCCGATGAAGCGTTTGCTGAAAAAATAGTTGGTGATGGAATTGCAATTCTTCCAACAAGTAATGAGTTGCTAGCGCCTTGTGATGGTAAAATAGGTAAAATTTTTAAAACTAATCATGCCTTTAGCCTTGAAACTAAAGAAGGTGTTGAAATTTTTGTCCATTTTGGAATTAATACTCTTAATTTAAATGGCAAGGGTTTTACAAGAGTCGCTGAAGAAGGCGTTAATGTTAAACAAGGTGAAGTTATTATTAGGCTCGATCTTGAATATTTAAAAGAGCATTCAGAATCCGTTATTACCCCAGTTGTTATTGCAAATTCTGATGAAGTTTCAAGTATAGAATATTCTTTTGGAAAGCTTGAAAATGAGACTGAATATATTTTGTTGTCGTCAACTGTTTTGACAGAAGAAATTAGACATAAAATATCTCAAACAAAGCCTGTTATAGCAGGCAAAGATTTAGTGTTGCGAGTTAAAAAGTAA
- a CDS encoding DUF3996 domain-containing protein, whose protein sequence is MKKILILSIMIANISTNGFAKNSYLNRGIGFGASIGNPIINLIMSFPFIDFEIGYGGSNGINLSGFKLESKFYDFNLFALAVLDFIFTISLIKNLNLGIGIGGNLSLSSHTSKLINIELGFGIRMPMAIFYDITENLEIGIKIAPSVEFISNTRSLAHHRTYSGIKSNFAGGIFAKYYI, encoded by the coding sequence GTGAAAAAAATCTTAATACTATCCATCATGATTGCAAATATATCTACAAATGGTTTTGCAAAAAATTCATATTTAAATAGGGGTATTGGCTTTGGAGCAAGTATTGGAAATCCAATTATCAACTTAATAATGTCATTTCCTTTCATTGACTTTGAAATAGGCTATGGCGGTAGCAATGGAATAAATTTATCGGGCTTTAAACTTGAATCAAAATTTTATGATTTTAATTTATTCGCATTAGCAGTACTTGATTTCATTTTTACAATATCTTTAATAAAAAATTTAAATTTGGGAATTGGAATAGGAGGAAATCTAAGCCTATCGTCTCACACATCCAAATTAATAAATATAGAATTGGGATTTGGGATAAGAATGCCAATGGCTATTTTTTACGACATTACAGAAAATTTAGAAATAGGTATAAAAATAGCACCCTCAGTTGAATTCATCTCAAACACAAGATCCCTTGCACATCACAGAACCTACTCAGGAATAAAATCAAACTTTGCTGGGGGAATATTTGCTAAGTACTATATCTAA
- a CDS encoding FAD binding domain-containing protein produces MVNVKVYYPESFNILSNLFNKNLNNYIIYNELDFKKNPDLFNRETPIDNFFLVGNFEKFNKVSLRGNFLEMGPCVTYNEILQIGKQNIPSLLYEFISKFNDKIYLNSINLANGFYYKNTIFDIYPLLLSLDAQIEFKNVLTKKTYVFSSYNLNRAEYIASRNTVLVTKFKFPMMNLWNRSFYHKVFFNTSSFDILEETDIIFICILLNIKRDIINDFLLKIFYDDKVIVIKDFQILLLNKSLPLSFSEIENSLKMLDKNIRDSKNFNMGERNLKLIKNFYLDILMSFSF; encoded by the coding sequence ATGGTTAATGTTAAGGTTTATTATCCTGAAAGTTTTAATATACTATCTAATTTATTTAACAAAAATCTAAATAATTATATCATTTATAATGAGCTAGATTTTAAAAAAAATCCCGATTTATTTAATAGAGAAACACCCATTGATAATTTTTTTTTGGTTGGTAATTTTGAAAAATTTAATAAAGTGTCTTTAAGGGGCAATTTTCTCGAGATGGGACCGTGTGTTACTTACAACGAGATACTTCAGATTGGTAAGCAAAATATTCCAAGTTTGCTTTATGAATTTATTTCAAAATTTAATGATAAAATTTATCTAAATAGCATTAATCTTGCAAATGGTTTTTATTATAAAAACACCATTTTTGATATTTATCCTTTATTGTTAAGCCTTGATGCTCAGATTGAGTTTAAAAATGTTTTGACCAAAAAAACTTATGTTTTTAGTTCTTATAATTTAAATAGAGCTGAGTATATTGCAAGCCGAAATACTGTTCTTGTTACTAAATTTAAATTTCCAATGATGAATCTATGGAACAGAAGCTTTTATCATAAAGTATTTTTTAATACCTCATCTTTTGACATTTTAGAAGAAACGGACATTATCTTTATATGCATTCTTTTAAACATAAAAAGAGATATTATAAATGATTTTTTATTAAAAATATTTTATGATGATAAGGTGATCGTCATAAAGGATTTTCAGATTTTACTTTTAAACAAATCCTTGCCACTTTCATTTTCTGAAATAGAAAATTCTCTTAAAATGTTGGATAAAAATATAAGAGATTCTAAAAATTTTAATATGGGAGAGAGAAATTTAAAGCTAATAAAGAATTTTTATTTAGATATATTAATGAGTTTTAGTTTTTAA